From Curtobacterium sp. MCBA15_012:
CGACCGTCTGACCTGGGGTTTTGAGTTCCACACCATGTGTGGAGAAGTGGGGTTCAAGTGCACGTTGAAGGTTGCCGAAACGAGCCCTACCTGTGTGGAGAACGACTTGACAAGCGCCCCGATCGGGGGACTGATTCTCGGCCCGCTCCCAGCAAGCCCGGACGGGCGGGATCCGTAACCAGACAAGCCGGAAACGGACCGCGGACACCAGGCCGGCCAGAGACAGTCCGCAGCAACCAGATCAGCCAGAGACAGTCCGCAGCAACCAGACCAGCCGGAGCCGCGCCGCAGCAACCAGACCAACCACAGCCGGACCGCAGCCCGCATGAACGACGAAGGGCGGGCCTCCCGGAGGAGACCCGCCCTGCGACGGTGGTGCGGTGCCTACTTGGCGGCGACGACCTGCAGCGAGATCACTGCGGTGATGTCCTCGCGCAGACGCACGGTGGCCTCGTGGTCACCGACGGTCTTGATGGTCGCGGGGACCTCGACCTTGCGCTTGTCGAGCGAGCCGACGCCCTGCGCCTGCACGGCGTCAGCGACGTCCGCGGGACGCACGGAGCCGAACAGACGACCGTCCTTGCCGGCCTTGACGGTCAGCTTGATGGTCGCGTTCTCGAGCTTCATCTTGAGGTCCTGTGCCTCTTCGATGGTGGCGAGCTCGCGAGCGGCACGGGCCGCACGGATCGACTCGACCTGCTTCTCGCCGCCCTTGGACCACGCGACAGCGAAGCCCTGGGGGACGAGGTAGTTGCGGGCGTAGCCGTTCTTGACGTCGACGACGTCACCGGCGGAACCGAGGCCGGAGACCTCGTGGGTGAGGATGAGCTTCGACATGTGAACTCCTCCGATCAGCGGCCGGAGCCGGCGTAGGGGAGGAGCGCCATCTCACGGGCGTTCTTCACGGCACGGGCGATGAGGCGCTGCTCCTGGACGGAGACGCCGGTGATGCGACGGGCGCGGATCTTTCCACGCTCCGAGATGAACTTGCGAAGGGTCGCGACGTCCTTGTAGTCGATGACGCCGACCTTGATGGACTTCGCGGGAGCGGCGTTCTTGCCGCCCTTACCGCGAGGCTTCCGGCGGTCGCCGGTGCTCTTTCCAGCCATTGTTGTTCCTTAGAGAAGAAGAAGTTGTGTGTCCGGGGACAGGAGGATCAGAACGGGGTCTCGTCGTCGAACGAGCCACCGGGCGTGCTCCACACGTCGTTCGACTGTGCGTTGCCGCCCTGCTGGCCACCCTGCGGGGACCAGGGCGCGTCGGACTGACCGCCGCCGTTGCCGCCGTTCCAGCTGCCACCGCCGGTGCCCTGGCCACCGCCGGAGGCGTTACCGCCACCGACCTGGCCACGGCCGCCACCAGAGCCACCCGCAGCGCGGGTGATCTGTGCGGTCGCGTAGCGGAGCGACGGGCCGATCTCGTCGACCTCGAGCTCGATGCTCGTGCGCTGCTGACCCTCACGGTCCTGGTAGGAGCGCTGACGGAGACGACCCTGCGCGATGACGCGCGAGCCCTTCGTCAGCGATCCCGCCACGTGCTCGGCGAACTCGCGCCACACACTCGCACGGAGGAACAGCGCGTCGCCGTCCTTCCACTCGTTCGCCTGACGGTCGAACGTGCGAGGGGTCGACGCGATGGTGAAGTTCGCCACGGCGAGCCCGTTCTGCGTGTAGCGCAGCTCCGGGTCCGCGGTGAGGTTGCCCACCACCGTGATGACGGTTTCGCCGGCCACGGGCTACTCGGCGCTCGCGGTCGCGGTGGCCGTCGCGTTGGCGGCCTTGCGGGCGGCACGGGCTTCGTCGCGCTGCTTCTGCGCGGCGACCTGGGCCATGCCCTCTTCGGCGCGGAGGACCTTGGTGCGCAGGACGGCCTCGGAGAGACCGAGCTGACGGTCCAGCTCCTTGGCGGAGTCGGCCGAGGACGTGAAGTTGACGACGGCGTAGATGCCCTCGGACTTCTTCGCGATCTCGTAGGCCAGGCGACGACGGCCCCAGACGTCCACGTTGTCGACGGTGCCACCGTCGTTGCGGATGACCGCGAGGAACTTGTCCAGGCTGGGAGCGACGGTGCGCTCATCGATCTCGGGGTCGAGGATCGCCATCAGTTCGTACTGGTGCATGCGGAACCCACCTCCTTTGGTCTCGAACGGCTCCGGGCGGTTCCCGGAACAGGAGGGTTGATGCGTGTGTCCGGGTGCGCGGGTGCGCGCGGACAACCCCCCAAGCCTAGCTCACGGCCTGGAGGCCCGCCACCGGCTGTGCAGATCGGCTCGCGTCGGGCAGGCGGCCGGGTGCTCCGACCGTCGGGTCGCGTCGGTCAGTCGGTCGCGTCCGTCAGGCGGTCGGTCAGTCGGTCGCGTCGCGGGAGGCCCACCAGGCGCGCAGGCGCGCCTCGGCGTCCTCGGGGTCGAGGGGGCCCTCGTCCATCCGGACCTCGAGCAGGTGCCGGTAGGCCTCGCCCACGGCCCGTCCCGGCGGGATGTCGAGGATCCGCATGATGTCGTCGCCGGTGAGGTCCGGTCGGATCGACTCGAGTTCCTCCTGCTCGGCGAGGGCCGTGATGCGTGCCTCGAGGTCGTCGTACGCGAACCCGAGCCGGTCGGCCTTGCGCCGGTTCCGGGTCGTGACGTCGGAGCGGGTGAGCTCGTGCAGACGCTCGAGCAGGGGACCGGCGTCGCGGACGTAGCGGCGGACGGCCGAGTCGGTCCACGCGCCCTCGGTGTAGCCGAAGAACCGCAGGTGCAGCTCGATCAGGCGTGCGACCGCGGCGATGGTGTCGTTGTCGAACCGCAGCGCACGGAGTCGCTTCTTCGCGAGCTTCGCGCCGACCAGGTCGTGGTGGTGGAAGCTCACCGCCCCGCCGGGCTCGAGCTTGCGGGTCGCGGGCTTGCCGATGTCGTGCAGGAGCGCCGCGAGCCGCAGCACGGTGTCGGGCGCCTCGCCGGCGTGCCGCTCCGCCTCGTACCCGATCGCCTGCGTCAGGACCGTGAGCGAGTGCTCGTAGACGTCCTTGTGGTGGTGGTGCTCGTCGATCTCCAGGCGCATCGCGGGCAACTCCGGCAGGAAGCGCTCGGCGAGGCCGGTGTCCACGAGCAGGCGGATGCCCGGCACCGGGTCGCCCGTGGCGAGGAGCTTGACGAACTCGTCGCGCACACGCTCGGCGGAGACGATCTCGATCGAGGCGGCGAGCTCGACCATCGCGTCGCGGACCTCGTCCGACACCGTGAAGCCGAGCTGCGACGTGAAGCGGGCGGCGCGCATCATCCGCAGCGGGTCGTCGCGGAACGAGACCTCGGCGGCCTGGGGCGTGTGCAGGCGCTCGGCGAGCAGGTCCTCGACGCCGCCGTGCACGTCGACGAGCTCGCGCTGGGGGAGTCGCAGCGCCATCGCGTTGACGGTGAAGTCCCGGCGGAGCAGGTCGTCCTCGATGGTCTCGCCGAACGCGACCTCGGGCTTGCGGGTCTCTCCGTCGTACACGTCGCTGCGGTACGTCGTGATCTCGACCTGCTCACCACGGACCCGGGCGGCGATCGTCCCGAACTGCCGGCCGACGTCCCAGGTGGCGCTCGCGATCGGCTCGACGATCCGCAGGACGTCGTCCGGACGGGCATCGGTCGTGAAGTCGAGGTCGGTCACGGGGCGGCCGAGGAAGGCGTCACGGACGGGCCCGCCGACGAGTGCCAGTTCGTACCCGGCGTCGGCGAAGGTCCGAGCGAGGAGGGCGACGGGCTCGGTGGCGGCGAGTGCGTCGAGTCGCTCGACGGCCTGGGCAACGGAGTGCATGACGGACCTCATCCTCCCAGATGCTCGTGCAGGAGTTCTGCACGTGTCCGAGTGCCCACGGGATCGTCACCACGCGCCCTCGTACACTCGTGCACGGCCGGAACCGACCCTCGGGCCCCTCCGTATGCACATGCTCCGCTCCACCCTCGCCGCCGCAGCGACGGCCCTCGTCGCCATCGGCCTCGTCGTCACGCCCGCCGTGACCGACGGCGCCGACGCCGCGACCGGCTCCTCCCCGACCACCCGGACCACGCACACGGTCGCCGCCGACACCGGCAGGACGACCGTCTCGGTCGCGCCCGGGAACCGCGGCATCGTGCAGCGCGACCAGGACCTCGAGCTCACGGTGATCGTCACGAACGGCACCGACGACGAGGTGCCCGCGGGCACCGCCGAGCTCGACATCTACCGCCAGGTGAGCAGCCGCGGCGAGCTCGCCGACTGGCTCGAAGACACCAGCACAAGCGGTTACTTCGGCGCCCCGATGGGCTCCGTGGACGTCCCGGCCGTCCCGGCACACCGCTCGGTGTCGCAGACGGTCCGGATCGTCCCGGGCAACGTCGGGCTCGGCGGGTACTCCTCGTTCGGTGCCCGCCGCATCGCCGCCGAGTACTCCGCGGGCGACACCTCGGCCGTCGCCCGTTCCGCGATCACCTGGTACCCGGACTTCGACCGCACGCCGGTCGGGGTCTCCGTCGCGATGCCGGTCACCCTGCCCGCGACCACCGACGGCACGATCAGCGCGAACGACCTCGCCGCGGCCAC
This genomic window contains:
- the rplI gene encoding 50S ribosomal protein L9, whose protein sequence is MSKLILTHEVSGLGSAGDVVDVKNGYARNYLVPQGFAVAWSKGGEKQVESIRAARAARELATIEEAQDLKMKLENATIKLTVKAGKDGRLFGSVRPADVADAVQAQGVGSLDKRKVEVPATIKTVGDHEATVRLREDITAVISLQVVAAK
- the rpsR gene encoding 30S ribosomal protein S18, whose protein sequence is MAGKSTGDRRKPRGKGGKNAAPAKSIKVGVIDYKDVATLRKFISERGKIRARRITGVSVQEQRLIARAVKNAREMALLPYAGSGR
- a CDS encoding single-stranded DNA-binding protein; the encoded protein is MAGETVITVVGNLTADPELRYTQNGLAVANFTIASTPRTFDRQANEWKDGDALFLRASVWREFAEHVAGSLTKGSRVIAQGRLRQRSYQDREGQQRTSIELEVDEIGPSLRYATAQITRAAGGSGGGRGQVGGGNASGGGQGTGGGSWNGGNGGGQSDAPWSPQGGQQGGNAQSNDVWSTPGGSFDDETPF
- the rpsF gene encoding 30S ribosomal protein S6 yields the protein MHQYELMAILDPEIDERTVAPSLDKFLAVIRNDGGTVDNVDVWGRRRLAYEIAKKSEGIYAVVNFTSSADSAKELDRQLGLSEAVLRTKVLRAEEGMAQVAAQKQRDEARAARKAANATATATASAE
- a CDS encoding CCA tRNA nucleotidyltransferase, with product MHSVAQAVERLDALAATEPVALLARTFADAGYELALVGGPVRDAFLGRPVTDLDFTTDARPDDVLRIVEPIASATWDVGRQFGTIAARVRGEQVEITTYRSDVYDGETRKPEVAFGETIEDDLLRRDFTVNAMALRLPQRELVDVHGGVEDLLAERLHTPQAAEVSFRDDPLRMMRAARFTSQLGFTVSDEVRDAMVELAASIEIVSAERVRDEFVKLLATGDPVPGIRLLVDTGLAERFLPELPAMRLEIDEHHHHKDVYEHSLTVLTQAIGYEAERHAGEAPDTVLRLAALLHDIGKPATRKLEPGGAVSFHHHDLVGAKLAKKRLRALRFDNDTIAAVARLIELHLRFFGYTEGAWTDSAVRRYVRDAGPLLERLHELTRSDVTTRNRRKADRLGFAYDDLEARITALAEQEELESIRPDLTGDDIMRILDIPPGRAVGEAYRHLLEVRMDEGPLDPEDAEARLRAWWASRDATD